Genomic segment of Physeter macrocephalus isolate SW-GA unplaced genomic scaffold, ASM283717v5 random_6309, whole genome shotgun sequence:
ACCCTCCCAGGCTCACTGGCGCCCCTGCCCGCTCTCACCTTCAGCATCTCCAGCACTAAGGGTTTCTCATCTTCCCTCATCTCCCGCACCGACAGGTGGCTGGGGGCCATGGCAGCCCCCAGGCTCCCGCGCCCCCAAGGGAGCAGGCGTGCACCTGGCGAAAACAAGCCGGTCAGCGTCAGGAGGGCACCTCTCGTCCCCAAAGCGCCCCAGAGCTGCGGATCAAGCAACAGTATGTGCCAGGTCAGGTCCCAAGAGAGGTCCGAGACAGGAGAGGCTTCCCCGTCAACCCATCGAGCTTTCTAAAGTCTCTCGGGGTACCCCCCCGACCCCCAGTGGTGTCCAGCGATCTACGCCTAAATGCCCGGTGCACGCCAACACCTGCCAACACCGAGCTCCCTTCCAGGTTCCGGGGCGGCCCTGGGGGTGAGCGAAACTACCCCCACAGGCAGGGAATGGACCGCGCTCCCCACACCCCAGTGCCCAGAGCCTCTCTGCCCCAATCGCCCCCGAACGGCCTCTGTCGCAGGAACAAGGACTTGCAAGCACCTCTGTGGGTCGCTTCGCTTTTGACAAGGTGCGGGGGGAGCAGGGTTGAGAAGGGGGTCGTCGGCGGAAGTGACGTCAGACTCGCGCactggggggcggggcggtgcCTGCTCTCGGCCTTAGCAACTGTTGCCAACCTTCtggcagggggttgggggagagtcTGGGCGTGGGCTGGGAATGGACTCGGACGGGGAGCGGCAACCCGGCAAGGGGAGGAGCAACAGAGAAAGGGGGCCTGTAGGACGCTGGCGGGGGAAGGGTCAGGGATGGGAGCGGGGGACCccgcggggtgggggcggggagcggtACTTACCGGGCGCGCGCTGAACGCACGCGTGCTTCCCGACGTCCCCTGGTTCCTAAGCAACCTGAGcgcagggggagggggcggggcggcgaACTCAGTGGGTCTGTTCTCTTGGGTTCCAGGGCCTTCGCGGGAGGGGCCGCGTCAGCATCTTGAGCCCACTGGCTCCCAAACTGCCCCACCCCAAACCAACGCACCCCGGCTCTCAGTGACATTCGGAAGGGGCATTCCCACCCACCCGTTTTTCCGTGAGAGGAGGGCTGGGGTGACTTAACAGagagcaagtggcagagccaggattctagACTGCAACGCCTCCCCCATATAGTGACCGGTGCATCCCTTCTTTTAAAAGGATAAACAGAGCCCACATAGGAGAAGTGGCTGGACCCAAGAAGCAAAGCAAGTCACCTGCGAACCAGGAAGCAAGAGATGAGACTCCAAGTTCCCAAGTGGTGGCTATGGCCATGACAGTGACCTCCCAAAccgcaaataaaacaaaagcacaggagaGGAGATTCTGGTCTTTATTAGCAAGCCCAGCCTGcggttcccctccccccagctcagcccagcccaggcgGACAGTGAGTCGGGGTCTCTGTGTGGGGCGGGAAGGGGTACCAGTGGTTCTACTCAGAACGTGTGCACCAGCTGGACTGCGGGCAGAGTCTGGACAATCTGGATGGAGGGCAGGCCCTGTGGGGTCATGCCCCCAGGTGCAGCTCCTGCAGGGACCACTTGTACCATCTGGGAGGCAGGAGCCGCAGGGACGCCCGCGGGAGCAGAGCCTGGGCCAGGTGGTGGTGGGGCCAGCAGCTGCAGCGCAGCGGCGCCTCCCCCAACGCTGCCATTCTCCAGCAGCTCAGCGGCCGGGGCACTGCGGATAATGAGCAGTTTCTGTCCCGGCGGGCCAGGGGCTGGCGGCTCAGCCAGCCCCGAGGGTAAGGTCTCTACCTCCTGCACACATAGCTGGGTCTGCTCCCCATCAGCCCCGCTCAGTACCAGGACACTCTGCAGCCCCTCCTCCGTCTGCAGCGTCTCAAAGAGCACATCCTGGACCACACCAGTGCTGGCCTCACCGTCACCGGGCTCCCCCGGGCCGGGGTCCGCCAGCAACTCCTCCGCTGCCCCACTCTGAACCACCAGCAGGTTAGGCGCCTCAGTGGTGACGGCTCCCCCACTGGAATTGGACAGCTGACCCGTTACAGGCTGCAGCTGGACCGTGGTCACCTCCGGGGCCGGCTGTAGCTGGACCGTGGTCAGTTCCGGGGCTGGCCGAAGGGGTTGGAGCTGGACCCCGCTCACTTCCTGcggccctgcctccccagcccccacaTTCTGCAGAACTATGAGGCTCTGCGCTCCCGCGCCGGC
This window contains:
- the LOC102990684 gene encoding zinc finger protein 628; translation: MAAYLQRHLRTHAPANAASGSAAPGAGPQPPAPLAAAPAPSATQDVHVLPHLQATLSLEVAGVSAQAPPPGPAAPNSQTFLLVQTAQGLQLIPSSVQPPTPPPPPAPPKLFLLPSSSTGGGGSSARQGPRAVGKAGQGAGVVWLPGPGGLGVQGGSNTGAGAGAQSLIVLQNVGAGEAGPQEVSGVQLQPLRPAPELTTVQLQPAPEVTTVQLQPVTGQLSNSSGGAVTTEAPNLLVVQSGAAEELLADPGPGEPGDGEASTGVVQDVLFETLQTEEGLQSVLVLSGADGEQTQLCVQEVETLPSGLAEPPAPGPPGQKLLIIRSAPAAELLENGSVGGGAAALQLLAPPPPGPGSAPAGVPAAPASQMVQVVPAGAAPGGMTPQGLPSIQIVQTLPAVQLVHTF